Proteins found in one Chthoniobacterales bacterium genomic segment:
- a CDS encoding BsuPI-related putative proteinase inhibitor has protein sequence MQVPRFLRSTTPLLIGAALGFGLRPALAQSVVPVIPEEQSPFFIVPDDSNNSTGPGPRTNKSSTLTPANSFPLNKTSDKSSTKMLTSFFTDMFSSVQLVKKHSDSKLVIQPEKFSVDDRREITVTYSVINRTSKLLKLDFPTSQRIEILVRDGSGKVIEKWSDDRAFDDVSGVVMINPDERIQYEEKIATRDMQPGQTYTIEASLANNPEFTRTATVTPTGKARGQQPNPALEATPTPEPTPGA, from the coding sequence ATGCAAGTCCCGCGATTCCTGCGCTCTACGACGCCGCTCCTCATCGGTGCGGCCCTTGGTTTCGGTCTCCGGCCGGCCCTGGCGCAGTCCGTCGTGCCGGTGATCCCCGAGGAGCAGAGCCCGTTTTTCATCGTTCCCGACGATTCCAATAATTCCACGGGCCCGGGGCCTCGCACGAACAAATCGTCGACGCTCACGCCCGCGAACTCGTTTCCGCTCAACAAGACGAGCGACAAGAGCTCGACGAAGATGCTTACGTCGTTTTTCACCGACATGTTCTCGTCGGTGCAGCTCGTCAAAAAGCACTCCGACAGCAAGCTCGTGATCCAGCCGGAGAAATTCTCCGTCGATGATCGTCGCGAGATCACGGTCACCTACTCGGTGATCAATCGCACCTCGAAGCTTCTCAAGCTCGACTTCCCGACCTCGCAGCGCATCGAGATTCTCGTGCGCGACGGCAGCGGCAAGGTCATCGAAAAATGGTCCGACGATCGCGCGTTCGACGACGTCTCGGGAGTCGTGATGATCAATCCCGACGAGCGCATCCAATACGAGGAGAAGATCGCCACGCGCGACATGCAGCCCGGCCAGACGTATACGATCGAGGCTTCGCTCGCGAATAATCCGGAGTTCACCCGCACGGCCACGGTCACGCCCACGGGCAAGGCCCGCGGCCAGCAGCCGAATCCGGCCCTGGAAGCGACGCCGACGCCCGAACCGACGCCCGGTGCCTAG
- the purL gene encoding phosphoribosylformylglycinamidine synthase subunit PurL: MADPAITPEVIAKHGITPDEYERIQKILGRDPNFTELGVFSVMWSEHCSYKNSKLELKKFPTTGDKVLVKAGEENAGVIDIGDGWAIAFKMESHNHPSAVEPFQGAATGVGGIIRDIFTMGARPVFSMNSLRFGPITGDDAEARTNRRLFAGVVSGISHYGNCIGIPTIGGEVYFDESYSGNPLVNVLNLGILRHDQIARGGAVGIGNPVFYVGAETGRDGLAGAAFASRELTEESKEDRPAVQVGDPFREKLLLEACLELLASGCVAGIQDMGAAGLTCSTCETASRGGTGVEIELDLVPKRETGMTPYEILLSESQERMLVIVKKGEEQTVRDIFEKWDLPYAEVGIVNDDGMMRVKSGGRTVVEIPARQLADEAPLYSREAAEKTADHTDFPDELQKLLSASSVSSVVQSLLSLLSHPSIASKRWVWRQYDHMVRLGATVLPGSDAAVFLVREANKILAASTDCNSIYCKQDPREGARIAVAECCRNLACSGAVPLALTDNLNFGNPHKPENFLQLREAVEGMAEACREFGTPVTGGNVSLYNESPVAAIDPTPTVSVVGLIADAAHVTTSAFKAAGDVILLLGELVESTPAQGMGATHYLKVVHGTKAGPPPALSYESELAVHDALRAAIKAGLVRSAHDCSEGGIAVTLAESCLAAAGSPLGATVSLEATDAIVALFNESQSRVVISVAPADVPATLALLEKSGVPAARLGEVTSHGTLAISTAGKTFTWPLPDLHHAWADTIGKLMES; encoded by the coding sequence ATGGCCGATCCCGCCATCACTCCCGAAGTCATCGCCAAGCACGGCATCACGCCCGACGAATACGAGCGCATCCAGAAGATCCTCGGCCGCGACCCGAATTTCACCGAGCTCGGTGTCTTCTCCGTCATGTGGAGCGAGCACTGCTCGTATAAGAACTCCAAGCTCGAGCTGAAGAAATTTCCGACCACCGGCGACAAGGTGCTCGTGAAAGCCGGCGAGGAAAACGCGGGCGTCATCGACATCGGCGACGGCTGGGCCATCGCGTTCAAGATGGAAAGCCACAACCACCCGAGCGCCGTGGAGCCATTCCAGGGCGCGGCCACCGGCGTCGGCGGCATCATTCGCGACATCTTCACGATGGGCGCCCGCCCCGTGTTCTCGATGAACAGCCTGCGCTTCGGCCCCATCACCGGCGACGACGCGGAAGCCAGGACGAACCGCCGTCTCTTCGCCGGCGTCGTGAGCGGCATCTCGCACTACGGAAATTGCATCGGCATCCCGACGATCGGCGGCGAGGTCTATTTCGACGAATCGTATTCCGGCAACCCGCTCGTCAACGTCCTGAACCTCGGCATCCTGCGCCACGACCAGATCGCGCGCGGCGGAGCCGTCGGCATCGGGAATCCCGTTTTCTACGTCGGCGCCGAGACCGGCCGCGACGGCCTTGCTGGCGCCGCCTTCGCCTCCCGGGAACTCACCGAGGAATCGAAGGAAGACCGCCCCGCCGTTCAGGTCGGCGATCCCTTCCGCGAAAAACTTCTCCTCGAGGCCTGCCTCGAACTCCTCGCCAGCGGCTGCGTCGCCGGCATTCAAGACATGGGCGCCGCCGGCCTCACCTGCTCGACCTGCGAGACGGCCAGCCGCGGCGGCACCGGCGTCGAGATCGAGCTCGACCTCGTGCCGAAGCGCGAGACAGGCATGACGCCTTACGAAATCCTCCTGAGCGAGAGCCAGGAGCGCATGCTCGTCATCGTGAAGAAAGGTGAGGAACAGACCGTCCGCGACATCTTCGAGAAGTGGGATCTCCCCTACGCGGAAGTCGGCATCGTGAACGACGACGGCATGATGCGCGTGAAATCCGGCGGCAGGACGGTCGTGGAAATTCCCGCCCGCCAGCTCGCCGACGAAGCCCCGCTCTACTCCCGCGAAGCCGCGGAGAAAACCGCGGATCACACGGATTTTCCGGATGAACTTCAGAAGCTCCTATCCGCCTCATCCGTGTCATCCGTGGTCCAAAGCCTTCTGTCTTTGCTCTCGCACCCGTCCATCGCCAGCAAGCGCTGGGTCTGGCGCCAATACGACCACATGGTCCGCCTCGGCGCGACCGTGCTGCCCGGCAGCGACGCCGCCGTTTTCCTCGTTCGCGAGGCCAACAAAATCCTCGCCGCTTCGACGGACTGCAACTCGATCTACTGCAAACAGGATCCCCGCGAAGGCGCTCGCATCGCCGTCGCCGAATGCTGCCGCAACCTCGCGTGCTCCGGCGCCGTGCCGCTCGCACTCACCGACAACCTGAACTTCGGCAACCCGCACAAGCCCGAGAATTTCCTCCAGCTCCGCGAGGCCGTCGAAGGCATGGCCGAGGCCTGCCGCGAGTTCGGCACGCCCGTCACCGGTGGCAACGTCAGCCTCTATAACGAGAGTCCCGTCGCCGCGATCGATCCCACGCCGACCGTCAGCGTAGTCGGCCTCATCGCCGACGCCGCGCACGTCACGACCAGCGCCTTCAAGGCCGCCGGCGACGTCATTCTCCTGCTCGGCGAACTCGTGGAAAGCACGCCCGCCCAGGGCATGGGCGCCACGCATTACCTGAAAGTGGTTCACGGCACGAAAGCCGGCCCGCCGCCCGCGTTGAGCTACGAAAGCGAGCTCGCCGTTCACGACGCCCTGCGCGCCGCGATCAAGGCCGGTCTCGTCCGCAGCGCTCACGACTGCAGCGAAGGCGGCATCGCCGTCACCCTCGCGGAAAGCTGCCTCGCGGCCGCCGGCTCGCCCCTCGGCGCAACGGTTTCGCTCGAGGCGACCGACGCCATCGTCGCACTTTTCAACGAATCGCAGTCCCGCGTCGTCATCAGCGTGGCCCCGGCCGACGTGCCCGCCACCCTTGCCCTGCTCGAGAAGAGCGGCGTCCCCGCCGCCCGCCTCGGCGAGGTGACGAGCCACGGAACGCTCGCGATCAGCACGGCCGGCAAGACCTTCACCTGGCCGCTCCCCGACCTCCACCACGCCTGGGCCGACACGATCGGCAAGCTGATGGAAAGCTGA
- a CDS encoding SRPBCC family protein — protein MGSSRNLFANSAIFERSTWLAAPPEAVFAFHENPGNLARISPPLLRLRRIEADPVAIPGTRFRIVARPLGLPLDWTGEWLAIERPRRLVDGVVQAPFARFDHEHCFEPEGNGTRMTDRVTYALLGPGWGFLGRLMNRLVAAFVLIPMFRMRHVATRRYFAGN, from the coding sequence GTGGGGTCAAGCAGAAATCTGTTTGCGAACTCCGCCATCTTCGAGCGTTCGACCTGGCTGGCGGCGCCTCCGGAAGCCGTCTTTGCCTTCCACGAAAACCCCGGCAACCTTGCGCGCATCAGCCCGCCCCTGCTCCGGCTGCGACGCATCGAGGCCGATCCCGTGGCCATCCCGGGAACGCGTTTCCGGATCGTGGCGAGACCGCTCGGCCTGCCACTGGACTGGACCGGCGAATGGCTGGCGATCGAGAGGCCGAGGCGGCTTGTCGATGGCGTGGTGCAGGCACCCTTTGCCCGCTTCGATCACGAGCATTGCTTCGAGCCCGAAGGCAACGGCACGCGCATGACGGATCGCGTGACGTATGCCCTCCTCGGGCCAGGCTGGGGATTTCTCGGCCGGCTCATGAACCGGCTCGTCGCCGCCTTCGTCCTGATCCCGATGTTCCGCATGCGCCACGTCGCAACGCGGCGCTATTTCGCGGGAAACTAG
- the purS gene encoding phosphoribosylformylglycinamidine synthase subunit PurS: MKAVVTVMPKQSVLDPQGAAVAQALGHHGLDSVGKVRVGKVIEIELTGAPDESTLHSLSRDLLSNPVIEDYTLDVVA; encoded by the coding sequence ATGAAAGCCGTCGTCACCGTCATGCCCAAACAATCCGTGCTCGACCCACAGGGCGCCGCTGTCGCCCAGGCCCTCGGCCACCACGGCCTCGATAGCGTCGGCAAGGTCCGGGTCGGCAAGGTCATCGAGATCGAACTCACCGGCGCTCCGGACGAATCCACGCTCCACAGCCTCAGCCGCGACCTCCTCAGCAACCCCGTCATCGAGGATTACACGCTCGACGTCGTCGCTTGA
- the lnt gene encoding apolipoprotein N-acyltransferase — translation MRQLKSVWPWLLAALSGALQAFAFPPFNQAGLAWFAFTPLIAALWFTPTTGRGRPLRLFALGYLSGLVFFWVSLFWFTEVTRLGWFVFAFYLAIFPGLWGLFVGITCRPRDSKDLATNPWLSSMGNLRLAARGAAAWAAIEWVRGSLFSGFGWNSLAVSQWQNTAVIQIADFSGVAGLGFVIILMNLTLVHTVRRISLEAGRVKMRPHFDFTLTMAIVASTFCYGVYRVNYASPKPAAGAPPTTATLRVAAVQANIPQYAKWDPQFEQHIIQTYRRLSENAAAYRPDLVIWPEAATPRPLLEDEDMKREAVNVLAKTRADFLTGSIRYFLGEAFNAAILLDQKGGVQVYHKIHLVPFGEYVPFRNSFPLFAWIVGSEVPSDFAAGTEPVVMTLRKRPFKIAPLICFEDTVGDLTRRFAQGGAELLVTLTNDGWFRESAGSHQHMANAVFRSAETKLPLVRVANTGVTCVIDRFGHVSQTLETRGNTFIEGVLLAQLTIAVEPPKTFYTRYGDLFALFCGIATIGAIYTHLLTARRRGLTESA, via the coding sequence ATGCGTCAGCTGAAATCCGTCTGGCCCTGGCTGCTCGCAGCCCTGAGCGGCGCCCTCCAGGCCTTCGCCTTCCCGCCCTTCAATCAGGCCGGGCTCGCCTGGTTCGCCTTCACCCCGCTCATCGCCGCTCTCTGGTTCACGCCGACGACCGGTCGCGGCCGGCCGCTGCGCCTCTTCGCCCTCGGCTACCTGTCCGGCCTGGTCTTTTTCTGGGTGAGCCTTTTCTGGTTCACGGAAGTCACCCGCCTCGGCTGGTTTGTCTTCGCCTTCTATCTCGCGATTTTTCCGGGCCTCTGGGGCCTGTTCGTCGGCATCACCTGCCGCCCTCGCGACTCGAAGGACCTCGCAACGAATCCCTGGCTGAGCTCCATGGGCAATCTGCGCCTCGCCGCCCGAGGGGCCGCGGCCTGGGCCGCGATCGAATGGGTGCGCGGCTCGCTCTTCAGCGGCTTCGGCTGGAATTCGCTGGCCGTCTCTCAATGGCAGAATACCGCCGTCATCCAGATCGCGGATTTCTCCGGCGTCGCCGGCCTCGGCTTCGTCATCATCCTGATGAACCTCACGCTCGTGCACACGGTGCGGCGTATCAGCCTCGAGGCCGGCCGCGTGAAAATGCGCCCGCATTTCGACTTCACGCTCACGATGGCCATCGTCGCGTCGACGTTTTGCTACGGCGTGTATCGCGTGAACTATGCGAGCCCGAAACCCGCCGCTGGCGCGCCGCCCACCACGGCCACCCTCCGCGTCGCCGCCGTCCAGGCGAACATTCCGCAATACGCGAAGTGGGATCCCCAGTTCGAGCAGCACATCATCCAGACCTACCGCCGCCTCTCGGAGAACGCCGCCGCCTACCGGCCCGACCTCGTCATCTGGCCCGAGGCCGCCACGCCGCGGCCATTGCTCGAAGATGAGGACATGAAACGCGAGGCCGTGAACGTGCTCGCGAAGACCCGCGCCGACTTCCTCACCGGCTCCATCCGCTACTTCCTCGGCGAGGCTTTCAACGCCGCCATCCTCCTCGACCAGAAGGGCGGCGTGCAGGTCTATCACAAGATCCACCTCGTGCCCTTCGGCGAATACGTGCCCTTCCGGAATAGCTTCCCGCTCTTTGCCTGGATCGTCGGCAGCGAGGTGCCCAGTGATTTCGCCGCCGGCACCGAGCCCGTGGTGATGACCCTTCGCAAACGCCCGTTCAAGATCGCCCCGCTCATTTGCTTCGAGGACACCGTCGGCGACCTCACCCGGCGCTTTGCCCAGGGCGGCGCCGAACTTCTCGTCACCCTCACGAACGATGGCTGGTTCCGCGAGAGCGCCGGTTCGCACCAGCACATGGCCAACGCGGTCTTCCGCAGCGCCGAGACGAAGCTGCCCCTCGTCCGCGTCGCCAATACCGGCGTCACCTGCGTGATCGACCGCTTTGGCCACGTCAGCCAGACGCTCGAAACTCGCGGCAACACCTTCATCGAGGGCGTCCTCCTCGCGCAGCTCACGATCGCCGTCGAGCCCCCGAAGACCTTCTACACCCGCTACGGCGATCTCTTCGCCCTCTTCTGCGGCATCGCCACCATCGGAGCGATCTACACGCACCTGCTCACCGCCCGGCGCCGCGGCCTCACCGAGTCCGCCTGA
- a CDS encoding nucleotidyl transferase AbiEii/AbiGii toxin family protein, with protein sequence MIKLASLEQIVRTLNAQGVRFLIAGGVAVNGYGYLRVTKDLDIAVALDAQAFHAAVIALESIGYAPKIPVTAEMIADPANRERWRAEKGMLVFQMWNDSHRETPIDIFTTLPFDFETAFASSIEENLAPGLEVRLVPLDLLIAMKQEAARPRDLDDIDHLRQIQSIRAEKNG encoded by the coding sequence ATGATCAAACTCGCCAGCCTCGAGCAGATCGTCCGCACCCTCAACGCACAAGGCGTCCGCTTCCTCATTGCTGGTGGAGTCGCTGTGAATGGATATGGCTATCTGCGCGTCACCAAGGATCTGGACATCGCAGTGGCGCTGGATGCCCAAGCCTTCCACGCTGCGGTGATTGCGCTGGAGTCCATTGGCTATGCGCCCAAAATTCCGGTGACGGCGGAGATGATCGCCGATCCGGCGAATCGCGAGCGTTGGCGGGCAGAAAAGGGAATGCTCGTTTTCCAGATGTGGAACGACTCACACCGTGAAACCCCCATCGACATTTTCACCACCTTGCCCTTCGATTTCGAAACGGCATTTGCGTCCAGCATAGAGGAAAACCTTGCTCCTGGTCTCGAGGTCCGCCTCGTGCCCCTGGACCTGCTGATCGCCATGAAGCAGGAAGCCGCCCGCCCTCGAGATCTTGATGACATTGATCATCTGAGGCAGATTCAATCCATCCGGGCAGAGAAAAATGGATGA
- the purQ gene encoding phosphoribosylformylglycinamidine synthase subunit PurQ — MKFAVLQFPGSNCDQDCLLALRSFEGVTAEYVWHKNTSVAGFDAVIVPGGFSYGDYLRCGAIASLSPIMGAVKEFATNGGPVLGVCNGFQILCESGLLPGALVRNRDMHFLCEHVDLRVETTDSRFTKNAAAGAILNIPIAHGEGCYVADEATLAELQANDQILVRYAGSNPNGSVDNIAGIRNRSGNVFGLMPHPERACDPALGSTDGRVIFESLLS; from the coding sequence ATGAAATTCGCAGTCCTTCAATTTCCCGGTTCGAATTGCGACCAGGATTGCCTCCTCGCCCTGCGCTCCTTCGAGGGCGTCACCGCCGAATACGTCTGGCATAAGAACACCTCCGTCGCCGGCTTCGACGCCGTCATCGTCCCCGGCGGCTTCTCCTACGGCGACTACCTGCGCTGCGGCGCAATCGCCAGCCTCTCGCCCATCATGGGCGCCGTGAAGGAGTTCGCGACCAATGGCGGCCCCGTCCTCGGCGTCTGCAACGGCTTCCAGATTCTCTGCGAGAGCGGCCTCCTCCCCGGCGCCCTCGTCCGCAATCGCGACATGCATTTCCTCTGCGAGCACGTCGATCTCCGAGTGGAGACCACCGACTCGCGCTTCACGAAAAACGCCGCCGCCGGCGCGATCCTGAACATTCCCATCGCCCACGGCGAAGGCTGCTACGTCGCCGACGAGGCCACCCTCGCCGAGCTCCAGGCCAACGACCAGATCCTCGTTCGCTACGCCGGCAGCAACCCCAACGGCTCCGTCGACAACATCGCCGGCATCCGGAACCGCTCCGGCAACGTCTTCGGCCTCATGCCCCATCCCGAGCGCGCCTGCGACCCCGCCCTCGGCAGCACCGACGGCCGCGTCATCTTCGAATCTCTGCTTTCCTAA